The genomic interval CGGGGCGCAGGGTTTGGGGATCGATCCAGACGCGGTATATGTCTTCGAGATTGTAGAACCAGCGATAGGTGGGCAGGGTGCGTCCGATTCCTTCGACGCGGTACCGGGTTTTTCCATCGATTTGCTCCTCGTAGGTGCAGACTTCGACGGCTCCGACCTCGGTGTTTGGGAACATCTTGGCCTTGTAGCTGACGCGGTAGAAGAGCTGTTCGCCCGGATGGTAGAGTTGTGCGGCGGCGGGAGCCGCTGCAGCGAGGAGGAGTATGGCGAGAAGAATCCGTTTCATCGGGAAAGTTCTGTTTTTCAGGGTTAACGATTTTTTGGGGTTTTATATTACGAAATACGGGAAAAATCGATCTCTTCGCGTCCCGAGTAGCGTCTCCGGAGCATTTCCAGCCCGAGGTTCTGGGGTTGGGCGAGTGCGGGGTCCTCGGCGAGGATCTCGGAGGCGGCATCTCGCGAGACGGTGAGGATCTGCACGTCGGCCGTAGGGCTTGCGATCTTCAAATCGAATGCCATACCGCTCTGGAGCGTTCCGTTGATGTCTCCGGCACCGCGCAGCCTGAGGTCGAGTTCTGCGAGTCGGAATCCGTCGTTCGTTTCGCACATGGCGTCGAGCCGGGCGCGGGATTCGCGGGATAGTTTTTCGCCGGACATGAGGATGCAGTAGGACTGTTCTCCGCCTCGTCCGACGCGCCCGCGCAGCTGATGGAGCTGGGAGAGTCCGAACCGTTCGGCGGATTCGATGACCATGACGGTGGCGTTGGGGACGTCGACGCCGACCTCGATGACGGAAGTTGCGACGAGGATCTGCGCTTCGCCCTGCTTGAACTGGCGCATGGACTCCTCCTTGTCGGCGGGTTTCATCTTGCCGTGGCAGATGGCCGTGACGTACTGCGGCAGGGGGAAGTCTCGTGAAATGGCCTCGTAACCGTCCGTCAGGTCCTTGTAGTCCATGGCTTCGGACTCTTTGATGAGCGGGTAGACGACATAGACCTGCCGGCCCTTGGCGATCTCCTGGCGCATGAACCCGAAGAGTTTCAGCCGTGCGGCATCCGTATAGTGGTAGGTCTTGATCGGGCGGCGTCCGGGCGGGAGTTCGTCGATGACCGAGACGTCGAGGTCGCCGTAGAGGGTCATGGCCAGCGTGCGGGGGATGGGCGTGGCGGTCATGACGAGGATGTGGGGCGGCTGCGCGTTTTTGGTCCAGAGTCGGGCGCGCTGCTCGACGCCGAAACGGTGCTGTTCGTCGATGACGACAAACCCGAGGTTCGCAAACTGCACGCGGTCCTCGATCAGCGCATGGGTGCCGATCAGGATGTCGACTTCGCCCGAGGCGATTCCATCGAGGGCTTCTCGGCGCTCGCGGGTTTTCGAGGCGCCGGTAAGGATGGCGACCCGGACCTCCATGCCGTCGAGCATCCTGCGGATGGTCGCAAAGTGCTGGCGGGCGAGGATCTCGGTGGGGGCCATCATGCAGGCCTGGTATCCGTTGTCGACGGCCAGCAGCATGGACATCAGGGCCACGAGGGTTTTCCCGCTTCCGACGTCACCCTGCAGCAGGCGGTTCATCTGGAATCCCGAGACGGTATCCTTGCGGATCTCGCGGATCACGCGCTTCTGGGCGCCGGTCAGGGGGAAGGGGAGTTTTTCGTGGTAGAAGGTGTTGAAGACGCCTCCGACCTTGGGGAAGAGGAATCCGTCGCTTTTCGAGAGCCGGGCCGATCTCCGCTGCTGGATGTTGAGCTGGACGCCTAACAGCTCTTCGAATTTGAGCCGGTACTGGGCCTGCCGGAGGGCCTCCTGCGACTGCGGGAAGTGGATGTTGTAGAGCGCCTCGCGCCGTGAAACCAACCCGTACCGGGCGCGCAGGGCCTCCGGCAGCGGATCGGAGATGCGGTCGCGGGCCAGGGCCCAGGCGTTACAGACGATCTGGTACATGCCCTTGGTCCCGAGGACGTTGCTCAGTTTTTCGGTCGAGGGGTATATTCCCTGCATACCGCTTTCGGGTTTGCGGGAGAGGGCCTGTTCGACGGTTTCCAGTTCGGGGTGGGCGATCGAGAGTTCGCCGCGGAAGAAGTTCGGGCGGCCGAAGACGAGGTATTCGCGTCCGACCTCGACTTTTTTCTCGATCCACTTGATCCCCTGGAACCAGATGAGTTCCGCGGATCCCGAGGGGTCCTGGACCTGGACCGTAAACCGGCGTTTGCGGCCGGTCCCGGCGTAGGCGACCCCCATGACCCGGGCCCGGAACTGGACATAGGCGAGCCCGGCCGTATCGGTGATCTCCGCGATGCGGTAGATGCGCGTTCGGTCGATGTACCGGAAGGGGTAGTGGGAGAGCAGATCCCCCACGGTTCGAATCCCGAGTTCGCGGTCGAGGAGCCGGGCCCGGGCCTCCCCGACCCCGGCGACGTACTTTATGTCATTGTCGAGTATCTCCACGGAGACAAAGATAGTGAAAGGTGAGTGCAGAGGCAAACGAAAACGAAGTTTTCAAGTTTGACTATGCCGAACCGCATCCTATGTTCTGCAAAGATAGTTAAATTTGTACTATCTTTGTCGAAAACTACGCAGGAAATGGATTTGACGACATTCAGGCGACGTCCGACGTGCGAGGTGCGGATCGGGCGTGTGACGATTGGCGGCGACCGCCCGGTGGCCGTGCAGTCGATGACCAATACGGATACGAACGACACGTCGGCGAGCGTTGCCCAGATCGAGCGCATCGATCGGGCCGGGGGGAAGATCGTGCGCCTGACGGCCCAGGGCCGGCGCGAGGGCGAGAACCTGGCGAATATCGTCCGGGCGCTGCGGTCCGACGGTTTTGCGACGGCCGTGGTGGCCGACATCCACTTTGTCCCCGAAGTGGCCTCGATTGCCGCGAAACATGTCGACAAGGTGCGGATCAACCCCGGCAACTACCGCAACGACCACGGGGAGTTCGAGGCGCTGATCGAGCAGTGCCGCGAGCGGGGTGTTGCGCTGCGCATCGGGGTGAACCACGGGTCGCTTGCGAAGCGTGTTTTCGACCGTTGGGGTGATACGCCCGAAGGGATGGTCGTCTCGGCGATGGAGTTTTTGCGGATCTGCCGGGATCGGGATTTCGACCAGGTGGTCGTCTCGATGAAGTCGAGCAACACGCGCGTGATGGTGGCGGCCTACCGGCTGCTGGCCGAGGCGATGGATGCCGAGGGAATGCACTACCCGATCCACCTCGGGGTTACCGAAGCCGGAAACGGCCTCGAAGGGCGCGTGAAGAGCGCCGTGGGCATCGGTGCGCTGCTGGCCGACGGCATCGGCGATACGATCCGCGTATCGCTCACCGAAGCCCCTGAAAATGAGATTCCCGTAGCGCAGATGCTGGTCGCGCACTTCGCTTCGCGGCCCGGGAAGTTCGAGGTCCTTCACCCCGAACGCTACTCCCCGACCGCCTGTCGGCGCCGTTCGCACGTCACCGTGCCGTTGACGCACGACGAACCGCACGACGGATTCCTCGTTCTGGAATCCGCTTCGGGGAATCCGACAGCCGAACTGCGCGCCGCGATCCTGAACCTCGACACGCCCGATTGCCCGGTGATTGTGAAACGCCGCTACGAGGATCCGACGCTGGAGGCCGTGGCCGTAAAGGCGGCCGCCGACCTGGGTCCGCTGCTGCTGGACGGGCTGGCCGACGGGCTTTGGATCGACGCTCCGGGCCACTCCGCGGCGGCGATCCGCGACGTGGAACTGATGATCCTGCAGGCTGCGCGCGTGCGTTTTTCGCATACCGAATACATCGCCTGCCCCTCGTGCGGGCGGACGCTCTACGACATCGAAAAGACGCTGGCCGACATCAAGGCGCGTACGTCGCACCTGAAAAACCTCCGCATCGGGGTGATGGGCTGCATCGTGAACGGCCCTGGGGAGATGGCTGATGCCGACTACGGTTACGTAGGCGCGGCCCCGGGGCGCATTACGCTTTACAAGGGACGCGAGGTCGTTGCGCGCAACATTCCGCAGGAGGAGGCGCTCGACCGGCTCATCGCGCTGATCCGCGAGAACGGCGACTGGACCGATGCCCCGGCCGACGGTCGATAAGCGGCTCCGTCCACGAGCCGGCCTCGCCCCTCTCCTCCGGAAGCCGGATCCGCCTTGCCGCCCGCTTCCGCCTTTTGAGGGACCGGGATACCCTCTGACGCATGAGATCCCGCTCCTTCCTGCTTGAAAAAAATTCCCGGATATGACCATTCTTCCCCTTGCCTACCTTCCGTCGGTGTCGTACTTCACCTGCCTGCTGCACGACGAGTGCGTCGTGGATCTGGGTGAGCACTTCGTGAAGCGCTCCGAGCGCAATCGGGCCCGGATCCTGGCCACCGGCGGCGTGATGGAACTCACGGCGCACGTCTGCCACGCAAACCGACCCCGGCAGCCCATGCGCACCGTCCGCCTCGACTACTCGAAACGCTGGCAGCACCAGCATTGGGGGGCGCTGGTCGCCTCCTACCGTTCGTCGCCCTATTTCGAACACTATGCCTCCCGTTTCGAACCCTTCTACCGCCGGGAGTACGGGTTCCTTGTCGACTACGACCTTGAACTGCTGGAGACGCTTTGCACGCTGGCCCGGATTCCGTTTCCGCGTCTCTGCGAGACCTACGTCGAGGCCCGGCCGGGCGATCTGGACATGAGGTCCCGATACGCGAAGGACCCGGCTTTTGCTGCCGAGTCCTATTTCCAGGTCTTTTCCGACAGGATGCCTTTTGCGCCTAATTTGTCGTTTGCGGACCTGTTGTTCGCCGAGGGGCCTGCATCCGTTTCGGTTTTAGAACATTGCCGACGAGGATAGTCACGCTGTCGCGCAGATTCCCCGCCGCCGCCTTCACTTCGACGACACCCCGCAACGCCACCGAATCGGTCCGGTACTGACAGGGTGCGTATTCGTTCATGACGAGCGTATCGGTTCCGGCCGTGAGCAGGGGCATTCCGAGCGACGAATAGACCCTGAACACCTGTTTGTTCCCGTCGCGCAGCTTGCGCCGTTTGTCGACGATGTGCAGCGTGGGGACCTGCCGGTTCCACATCGCCCTGTAGAGATAGAAGGCATCCTTGTATTCGCGGCGGTTGAGGGTGACGAGTCCCGATCCGTTCACGCCGTAGGGCCGACGTGCGGAGCCGTAGTCGAAGAGGCTTTCGATCCAGACGCCCCAGAAGAGCGAATCGTTCTGGAGGTTGCGGGCATACTCTTCATGGAATCGGGTCTGTTTCTCTTCGGGGAGCCAGTTCGAACGGGGTTCGTCCTGTGTCGTGTAGCTTTTGTGCCCGAGGAATCCCTGCCCGCCGTAGCAGACCCCCGACTTCAGGTACGACCAGTTTTTCTGCAGGAGGTCACGCCAGACGATCACGTCGTCGGTCGAACCTCGTCTCCATCCCACGGACTGTTTCCAGACGATCAGGTCGGTGATGAAGTTCAGTGCTCCGTCCTGATCGCTGCACGCGACGGTCGGACGTGACGGATCCATCGTCCGGGCGGTGTCGTTCAGCCGTCGCAGATAGGGTGTCACGTCATCCCCGCGCATCCAGAGTTGGGAGAAGATGCCCCACATGACAACCGAGGGGTGGTTGATATTTTGGGCGATGATCTCCTGGAGCTGCTGCATTCCGTTCTCCTCGAATTCGGGCGTTGCGAAATAGGACATGTCGCCCAGGAAGGGGGCGCGGTGGAACGGCATGTCGATCCAGACGAGCAGTCCTTGTTCGTCGCAGCGGTCGTAGAGGTACTGCGCATGGGGGAATACGGCCGAGCGGATGGCATTGGCTCCGATGTCATGGATCTGCCTGAGGTCTGCATTGTAGTCTTCGGGGACGAGTGTTCCGCCGGAGAGCGTGTTGTCGTGGTGGAACTCCACGCCGTGGATGGGGATGCGCGCGCCGTTTATCGTGAAACCGCCTTCTGTGGAGACGCTGATAGCCCGGAATCCGGTCCGGACAACGACCCGGTCTGCGATACTGTCCTCTCCGATGGCGGCCGTGACGGTGTAGAGCGCCGGGTGTTCGGGGCTCCAGAGTTCGGGTTTTTCGATCGTAAAGGGTATGGCGACGGGTTTTTCGTCGATTTTGGCTTTCTGACGTTTTGCGAAGACCTGTCGGCCGTCGGGGGCGTTGATTTCGATGTTGAGCGTGCAGGCATTTTGGCCTTTCGAGGTGAGGTGCACTTCGATTTCGCCTTCGGCGCGTTCAGCCGAGACCTCCCGGGAGTGAACGATCACGCCGTCCGATCCGAGGTAGAGGGGAGAGATGGCGGTAGCTTCGGTGACGATAAGTTCGGCTTCGCGGTAAATTCCGCCGTACAGGTTCATGTCGGTGGATGTGGGGAGCACGTCGTTCCGGGAACTGTTGTTGACCATAACGAGCAGTGCGTTGTCGGCTCCGAAGCGGATTTTGTCCGTGACTTCGAAGGTGAAAGCCGTTCCTCCGCCCCGATGTGTTCCGACGTGGTGTCCGTTCACGAAAACGTCTGCGACGCTCTGCACGCCGTAGAATTTTACGAAGAGGCGTTTTGCGGCCCATTCCGTAGGGATATACATGCCGTTCTGATAGTTTCCTGTGGTTTCGAGCCAGTATCCCTGGGCGAGGGGGTCGGTATTCCAGCTGTGCGGGAGTGTGACATGGCGTGCGTTGTCGGAGGTCCGTTCGGACTTGAAGAAGAACCGCCACCCTTCGTTGATGGGGAGGACCTCCCGGGCCTGGACCGATGTGGCGGCAAGTCCGGCGAGCAGGAGCAGCGTTATGTATCGTTTCATGTCAGAAAACGTTTAGGGGTGATAGGGACGTTCCGGAAGCTGTATTTCCGATTGAGGAGATTTTCATGTCGTGCGGGCTGCCGGGCTCCAACTGCAAAGATAATACAACGCGGGTTAAAAACAAACACGGGAGGTCATGGATACGCTTCGGCATCGGGGGGTAAGAATCGGGACCGGCCTGTTGAAAAAAAAGACCGGGCGCAGAATCCTTTCGATTCCGCGCCCGGCGACACCGGCTGACAGTCTCTCTAACTAACGTTGTGTTCCTCTCATTTCTCCGGTGGGGGTATAAGTCCTTTTCCGGGCTTTACGGCTTTCGCCGTATCAGTACTGAACTGTTTGCAGGTTCATACCGCGTTAGTTTGCGGCGGTGAACGTTACCGGGATCTCGAATACGTGAGCCTTCTTCTGGTATACGGTCACTGTGCCGGCCTTTTCAATCGGTTCCCAGTCGTAGTTGTAGGTGAACGTTACCTTGACGGTAGCCGTGACATCGTGTGCCAGCGTCTCGTTGGACTGCGGGACGGTCAGCACGCCGGTTTCCGGATCAATTGTTACACCCGAGATCATGCCTTCGTTCTCGATATCGGTCCATTCGACCTCCTCGGCGAAGGTAATCTCGACTCCGTAACCGTTGGCCGCAGCGGCCAGACCCGTCAGGGCGTAATCCGATTCGTTTTCGTTTAGGACGAAGAGTGCGGAGCCCTTGGTATCGATTGCTACGGCCGGGTTGGAGGCGCTGGGCGTCTTGCCGTCGCTGGTGAGAGCCAGTACGCTGTTGATCAGGTTCAGCGTACCTTCTTTGCTGGAGGATACTTCCACTTTGGCACCGGTGTAGAATGCCTTCCATGCGCTGAATTGGATCGGAACGTTCACTCTCACTTCGAACTCCTTCGAATCGAGCAGCTCGCCTCTCGAATTCTTCAGTTCGGCAACGACGGGAACCGTGTTCAGGATGCAGCCGTTCCACTCCATATTATTGCCGGTGATTGCGGGGAGCGTGTTGTCGCCATAACCCGGCAGGTCCTCCTTGTCGATTGCCAGTCTGAACGAAAGTGTTGCACCGGCCTCCGTTGCCTCGTCGCTTACGAGGTATGCGTTTCCGAGGATAATATCCTTCAGCGTAAATTCAGTTCCGCTGATGGTGCCGTCGAGATCCATATACTGCGTACTGCCGTCCGTCTTCAGATACGACGGGTTCGGTTGGAGCGAGTAGATCGTGTTGGTCAGCGTGTACGAACCGGTCATGTTGAGCTTGAAGACAACCTTGCCGTCGCTGTTGGTTCCTGCGATGTAACCGTTTTGCGGTACATTGTAGACATACGACGGCTGCTTCTGCCAGTCGATACCCTCGCTGTCGAATGCGATGGTCAGCGTACCCTGATTGATTTCGGGCGTTACACCCAGTACGATCGGAGCAGCATCGAGTTTGGCGGTCTGTGCGACCTTGGAGTAGTCGAGCGTCAGCGCCGAGATGAATTTGGCAACTTCGTTCTCATCGGCGAAGTAGCTGCCGACCTGAGCATAGAGATGTTTGTTGAGGTTGGTGGAGAGCGTAACCTTGTAGTCGGCATCTACGCTTGCGCCTTCATTCGAGACGGCGTAGGTCATGTCGGGCAGCCCCTCGAAGCTTACCGTACCCTTGAATTTCACGTAGGTCTCGATCTTGTCGATTTCGTTTTCGGCGAGGAGATGAACATCCTCTTCATAGGAGATCGTGCCATCGCCCGTCAGGTAGTTCTTCATCGTTACGACGAACTGCTGGGCCGATTCTTCGTTGAGCATCTCCTTGCGGAAGAATGTCAGCTCGATGTCGGAACCGTTGGTGACGATCTTGCTGCCCTGCGGCAGAGCCAGCGTTACGGCGAACTCTTTGGGCAGCTGGTTGAACTTCTCCCAATTGACCTGGTCGCTTGCCGGGATCGTGATTTCAGCCTCATAAGCACCGGCGGTGTACTTGGTGTACTTGCTGTAGGACCACTTGAAGTCGAGGTTGATGTTCATGGTCTTGAGCAGGTCGCCGAGGATCGTTACCGTCGAGTAGACCTCCTCCTGAGCCATGGCGATCTTGGTCGAACCGTTCGAGATCGAAGCCTTGTCGGTCAGTTTCAGAACGTTGCCGACTTCGGCGATCGAAGCCGCGCTGCTGTTCTCCACCGTAACGTCCTTGGTTTCATTGCCTTTGGCGGTCGGGTCGGCGGGGGTTACAACCAGTTGTTTTTGGGTTTCGTAACCGGTCGTGTACTCGATGTGGGTATGCGAGTACACGAAGGCGAGTTTCTCGGCCACATCGGCATCCCAGAGATAGGCCTCGGCAGCCTTCTTCATCGAAAGCAGCTTGTCGCCCTCTTTGTAAGCCAGTCCATATTGATCCAGCAGGGTGATGACCGTATTCATGTCGTTCCAAACGAGGTCATACGCGACGCCTTTGGCCGGGTCGTAAGCCGAAACGGGCTCTCCTTCGTCATCCAGACGTGCGAGCACGAAGTTGTCGCGGACGTTCTTCGATCCGCCGTTGGTCGTAAAGTACGGCGAGGTGATTTCGAATCCGTAGGTCTGATTCTCCACGTTCTCGTCGCCCATCGTGCTCTTCTGCGAGAGGCTCAGCGCCACGGCGTAGGCTTCGTTGGCCTTGAGTTCGCCGTAGATTTCTTCGTCGGCCACAGCGGTGAAGATGATCTTGCCGTCATCCCACGTAACGCTTTCGTAGGTCAGCGGTTCCTGGTCGGCACGGGTAATCTTCTCGGGGATGAACTTGGCGGTCACGATTCCGTCGGTGATCTTCTGGGCAAGCGCCTCGGCCAGCGTGGCGGGAGCCACGCGGAATGCGATCTTGACCTTGGGATTGGCGGCAAGTTCGATGCGGGTGGCGTCTCCGTCTTTTGCGGCGATGTAGTAGCCGCCGAGGTTCACGTCGAACTCCTGGTTCATGGCCGTCGGCACGAAGACGATCGACTGGATGCGGCCGGAGAGGTCATCGATAGCGCTCCAGATCTCCGCGATCTTGGCATCGTATGCTGCGAAGACATCCGACAGCTTGTTTTCCTGCAGGTAGGTGGCATTATCACCGAGGTCGGGAACTTCAGGCATGTTTTCCTGAATCAGGGCGAGGATGTTGTTGCGGAGGGCATTTCCCTCCTTCTTGACCTGTGCAGCCATAACCTCCGTCATGGCACCGATAAGCATCTCTTGATTCTCAACGAAATAGTTCATCAGGTAGGTGCCCAAGTCGTCGCCCAGGATGCCGGCGACGATTTCCGAGACCTTTTCCTCATCCATCTGTTCGCCGAGGGCAGCCAGTACGGCGGTCGTGACCTGCTGTACCTGTGCGTCGGTGAGCTGTTTGTCGGCAAAAGCCTCGTCGAAGGCTGCGTCGAAATCCAATTTACCGAGTTCGGTCTGGATTGCCTCCTGCACTTTGGGAAGCAGGCTCTGCCACGTTTCTCCGGCAGCCATCTGCTCCTGGAAGATTGCTGCCACATCCTCCTTGTCGAGCATCATTTGGGAGACGATCGCCTCGATTTCGGCCTGGGTTTTGTATCCTTGAGCCTTGACGATCTCCTCTACCTTGCTGTTGAAATCGTTGCTCTTGAGCAGATCGGCCAGTTCCGTTCCGAGTTTGTCTTCGGTGACGTAATTTGCCAGGTCTGAAGCCGTGAGGAACTTGCTGAAGTCGATGCCGTCGATCTTTTCCTGCAGCGACTTCAGCGCCGAGGCATCAGCTTTCAACGCGATCTCTCCTTTCAGACCGTCGATTTCTTTTTGCAGGTTGTCGATGTCGTCGTCGTAGTCCTTGCACCCGACACCTGCCAGCATTGTTCCGCTGAGGAGCAATGCCGTGAAATTCCTGAATAAATTGTTTTTCATAGTGAAATGATTGAAATAAATGAGTGTGTTCGATCTTTGACTTTCAATGCGTTAAAGTTTCAGCATCAGTTTTGTTGGTATCATATATGATACGCATGGTGCAAATATAAAGATAAAAATTTGCACAGCAAAATTTTTGTCAAGATTTTTGAGATGGGAATGGATTATCAGGAGGAGATACGATATATCTCCGAGAGAATCAAGTGTTTGAGAAAGGAGAGCCGGTTGACTGTTCAGGAGCTGGCCTATCGGTGTGACATGGAAAGATCCAATCTGAGTCGAATCGAAGCAGGCCGTACAAACCTGACGGTGAAAACGCTCTGTATTATTTGTAATGCCTTGGGGGTCAAACTTCGGGATGTGATCCGCTGAGAGACAGACTGGATCGATACCTCTGTATATATATCGGAGGCCGGGATGATGCTTTTTGGCACGTTCAGGTAATTTTTGTATCTTGCGGAGCCAATTTGAAGCGGAAGTTTGAATAGTATCGATCTGATCGTATGCCTGGTGGTGGTGCTGGCCGTCTGGAACGGCTGGCGCCAGGGTTTCATCGTGCAGATCTGTTCCCTGGCGGGCATTGTCGCGGGGATCTGGCTGGCGGCGCGGTTCGGGACAGAGGTGGGCGGTTGGCTCCGCTTCGATCCGGAGATTGCCGCCGCGGGCGGTTTTGTCGTCGTGCTGGTGGTTGTGGTGCTTGGCGTGGCCGTTGCGGCGCGTCTGGCGCGCAAGCTCTTCCGGTTTGCAGGCTTCGGGGTTGCGGACATCGTGCTGGGCATCGTGGTTTCGCTGCTGAAGTTCCTGTTGGTACTGAGCGTGCTCTTCTCGGCTTTCGACCGTTTGAACGTGGATTACAGCCTGGTCGGGCCCCGGACGATCGAGCGTTCCCGAACCTATAAGCCGGTCATGCGGCTCTCCGAATCGCTTTTCCCGTTCCTGGAATGGGTCGGCGAACGGGTCCCGGGTTCGGAATCGCGGGAGGACGAGCCAGTGCGGTCTGCCGATACGGAAAAGGAGGAATTCGATGTATAAACGGTTTACGGGGACGGTGGTCCGTGCGACGGGGAGTTGGTACGACGTCGTGACGGAGTCGGGTGCGGCGGTTCACTGCCGGATCCGGGGGCGGCTGCGCCTGAAAGGGGTGCGTTCGACCAATCCGGTAGTCGTGGGCGACGTGGTGTCGTGCGAGGCGGAAGAACCGGAGGACGAGGGTGTCATCGTCGATATTTTCCCTCGCCGCAACTACGTGATCCGCCGGGCCTCGAACCTCTCGAAGGAGTCGCACATCATCGCCGCAAATATCGACCGGGCGCTGCTGATGGTGACGCTGCGTTCTCCGGAGACGCCTCCGGAGTTCGTGGACCGTTTTCTGGTGACGTGCGAGGCCTACAAGGTCCCGGTTACGATCCTGCTTTCGAAGATCGACCTGCAGGATGCGGAGGCCGTAGCCGCGTTCCGCGCGGTCTATGAAGGGGCGGGTTACGGGGTGCTGGAGGTCTCGGCCCCCGAGGGGCGCGGCGTGGAGGAGGTCCGCCGCCTGCTGAGCGGAGTGACGACCCTCGTTTCGGGAAACTCCGGGGTCGGGAAGTCGACCCTGATCCAGACGATCGACCCGTCGTTGGAGATCCGCACGGGCGAGATCTCCGAGAGCCACCACAAGGGCCGCCATACGACGACCTTCTCGACGATGTATCCGCTGCAGGGGGGCGGCGCGGTGATCGACACGCCGGGGATCAAGGGTTTCGGGCTGATCGACATCGACGATGCCGAACTGTGGCACTACTTCCCGGAGATGATGCGCACGGCCCCCGGCTGCCGGTTCTACAACTGTACGCACACCCACGAACCGGGCTGTGCGGTGATCGACGCCGTGAAGCGGGGGGAGATCTCCCTGGCGCGCTACGAGAGCTATCTGAAAATCCTCGATGAAGATGAGAAGTACCGCAAGTAACGATACGACACCGCGCAGCGATGCGCTGTTCGGCCCCGAAGCGGGCCCTGCTGCCGGGCGGATTGCCTGCCTGGCGGAGTTCATGACGGCGGAGCGCTACGGTGTGCTGCGGGGGAGCGTATCGATGCGCACGCGCTACATGACGGTGCTGGCCGAGAACCTGTACCACGGGCAGAATGCGGCGGCGCTGATCCGCCATTGCGACGCCTTCGGGGTGCAGGAACTGCATACGGTGGAGACGCTGTGCCGTTTCGAGCCGAATCCGGTGATTGCGCGGGGTTCGGAGCAGTGGGTCGACGTACGGCGCCACGCCTCGACGGCGGAGGCGATTGCGGCGCTGCGGCGCGAAGGGTACCGCATCGTGGCCACGACGCCTCACCGCGAGGATGTCACCCCCGAGACCTTCGATGTTGCGAAGGGCCCCTTTGCGCTGGTGTTCGGCACGGAGCACGCCGGCATTTCGGACGATGCCATCGCTGCGGCAGACGAATTCCTGCGGATTCCGATGTGCGGACTGGTCGAGAGCCTGAACGTCTCGGCTTCGGCGGCGATCCTGATCTACCAACTCTCCGAACGGGTGCGGCATACGGTTCCGAATTGGGCGCTTCCGCTCCCGGAGCAGGCGGCGCTGATGGAGCGCTGGATGCGTCGCAGCGTGAAGGATGCCGATGCGATCCTGCAGCGGCGCTTCGGCGGGACGGAATAAAC from uncultured Alistipes sp. carries:
- the recG gene encoding ATP-dependent DNA helicase RecG, yielding MEILDNDIKYVAGVGEARARLLDRELGIRTVGDLLSHYPFRYIDRTRIYRIAEITDTAGLAYVQFRARVMGVAYAGTGRKRRFTVQVQDPSGSAELIWFQGIKWIEKKVEVGREYLVFGRPNFFRGELSIAHPELETVEQALSRKPESGMQGIYPSTEKLSNVLGTKGMYQIVCNAWALARDRISDPLPEALRARYGLVSRREALYNIHFPQSQEALRQAQYRLKFEELLGVQLNIQQRRSARLSKSDGFLFPKVGGVFNTFYHEKLPFPLTGAQKRVIREIRKDTVSGFQMNRLLQGDVGSGKTLVALMSMLLAVDNGYQACMMAPTEILARQHFATIRRMLDGMEVRVAILTGASKTRERREALDGIASGEVDILIGTHALIEDRVQFANLGFVVIDEQHRFGVEQRARLWTKNAQPPHILVMTATPIPRTLAMTLYGDLDVSVIDELPPGRRPIKTYHYTDAARLKLFGFMRQEIAKGRQVYVVYPLIKESEAMDYKDLTDGYEAISRDFPLPQYVTAICHGKMKPADKEESMRQFKQGEAQILVATSVIEVGVDVPNATVMVIESAERFGLSQLHQLRGRVGRGGEQSYCILMSGEKLSRESRARLDAMCETNDGFRLAELDLRLRGAGDINGTLQSGMAFDLKIASPTADVQILTVSRDAASEILAEDPALAQPQNLGLEMLRRRYSGREEIDFSRIS
- the ispG gene encoding (E)-4-hydroxy-3-methylbut-2-enyl-diphosphate synthase, coding for MDLTTFRRRPTCEVRIGRVTIGGDRPVAVQSMTNTDTNDTSASVAQIERIDRAGGKIVRLTAQGRREGENLANIVRALRSDGFATAVVADIHFVPEVASIAAKHVDKVRINPGNYRNDHGEFEALIEQCRERGVALRIGVNHGSLAKRVFDRWGDTPEGMVVSAMEFLRICRDRDFDQVVVSMKSSNTRVMVAAYRLLAEAMDAEGMHYPIHLGVTEAGNGLEGRVKSAVGIGALLADGIGDTIRVSLTEAPENEIPVAQMLVAHFASRPGKFEVLHPERYSPTACRRRSHVTVPLTHDEPHDGFLVLESASGNPTAELRAAILNLDTPDCPVIVKRRYEDPTLEAVAVKAAADLGPLLLDGLADGLWIDAPGHSAAAIRDVELMILQAARVRFSHTEYIACPSCGRTLYDIEKTLADIKARTSHLKNLRIGVMGCIVNGPGEMADADYGYVGAAPGRITLYKGREVVARNIPQEEALDRLIALIRENGDWTDAPADGR
- a CDS encoding WbqC family protein, coding for MTILPLAYLPSVSYFTCLLHDECVVDLGEHFVKRSERNRARILATGGVMELTAHVCHANRPRQPMRTVRLDYSKRWQHQHWGALVASYRSSPYFEHYASRFEPFYRREYGFLVDYDLELLETLCTLARIPFPRLCETYVEARPGDLDMRSRYAKDPAFAAESYFQVFSDRMPFAPNLSFADLLFAEGPASVSVLEHCRRG
- a CDS encoding glycoside hydrolase family 2 TIM barrel-domain containing protein is translated as MKRYITLLLLAGLAATSVQAREVLPINEGWRFFFKSERTSDNARHVTLPHSWNTDPLAQGYWLETTGNYQNGMYIPTEWAAKRLFVKFYGVQSVADVFVNGHHVGTHRGGGTAFTFEVTDKIRFGADNALLVMVNNSSRNDVLPTSTDMNLYGGIYREAELIVTEATAISPLYLGSDGVIVHSREVSAERAEGEIEVHLTSKGQNACTLNIEINAPDGRQVFAKRQKAKIDEKPVAIPFTIEKPELWSPEHPALYTVTAAIGEDSIADRVVVRTGFRAISVSTEGGFTINGARIPIHGVEFHHDNTLSGGTLVPEDYNADLRQIHDIGANAIRSAVFPHAQYLYDRCDEQGLLVWIDMPFHRAPFLGDMSYFATPEFEENGMQQLQEIIAQNINHPSVVMWGIFSQLWMRGDDVTPYLRRLNDTARTMDPSRPTVACSDQDGALNFITDLIVWKQSVGWRRGSTDDVIVWRDLLQKNWSYLKSGVCYGGQGFLGHKSYTTQDEPRSNWLPEEKQTRFHEEYARNLQNDSLFWGVWIESLFDYGSARRPYGVNGSGLVTLNRREYKDAFYLYRAMWNRQVPTLHIVDKRRKLRDGNKQVFRVYSSLGMPLLTAGTDTLVMNEYAPCQYRTDSVALRGVVEVKAAAGNLRDSVTILVGNVLKPKRMQAPRRTTGPQTTN
- a CDS encoding helix-turn-helix transcriptional regulator, encoding MDYQEEIRYISERIKCLRKESRLTVQELAYRCDMERSNLSRIEAGRTNLTVKTLCIICNALGVKLRDVIR
- a CDS encoding CvpA family protein — encoded protein: MNSIDLIVCLVVVLAVWNGWRQGFIVQICSLAGIVAGIWLAARFGTEVGGWLRFDPEIAAAGGFVVVLVVVVLGVAVAARLARKLFRFAGFGVADIVLGIVVSLLKFLLVLSVLFSAFDRLNVDYSLVGPRTIERSRTYKPVMRLSESLFPFLEWVGERVPGSESREDEPVRSADTEKEEFDV